From the genome of Fundulus heteroclitus isolate FHET01 chromosome 7, MU-UCD_Fhet_4.1, whole genome shotgun sequence, one region includes:
- the kctd4 gene encoding BTB/POZ domain-containing protein KCTD4 — protein MEWNLRRMESELRHINPDLLQPSKSFKKPSSGTITLNVGGFLYTAHRTTLSKHLGSFLEELANGKKAVQHTDSMGNPFIDRDGPVFRHVLNYLRTGELQLPDDFREAGLLRREADFYRLSELVEAVAEWESQRAAQREPAFLEVTDSHERSQGLKVYCSDTVFIEKVKGRLVQISKSRLDGFPEEFVVSSNVIQFRHFIKSEPGSRLVLKEDSTFLCTLDCLKLETVMLALKSGFKLVTALDSSKGSVVAAEALHFVK, from the coding sequence ATGGAATGGAACCTCAGAAGGATGGAAAGTGAACTGAGGCACATCAACCCGGACCTGCTCCAGCCCAGCAAGAGCTTCAAGAAGCCCTCCTCAGGCACCATCACCCTCAATGTAGGGGGGTTCCTGTACACCGCCCACCGGACCACCCTTTCCAAACACCTGGGGTCcttcctggaggagctggccaaTGGGAAAAAGGCGGTCCAGCACACCGACTCGATGGGCAACCCGTTCATCGACAGGGACGGCCCGGTTTTCCGCCACGTGCTCAACTACCTCCGCACCGGAGAGCTGCAGCTGCCCGACGACTTCCGGGAGGCGGGGCTCCTGCGGCGGGAGGCAGATTTCTACCGGCTGAGCGAACTGGTCGAGGCCGTGGCGGAGTGGGAGAGCCAGAGGGCGGCTCAGCGAGAACCGGCGTTCCTGGAGGTGACGGACAGCCACGAGCGATCGCAGGGCCTCAAGGTGTACTGCAGCGACACCGTCTTCATCGAGAAGGTCAAAGGGCGGCTGGTGCAGATCTCCAAGAGCCGCCTCGACGGCTTCCCCGAGGAGTTCGTCGTGTCCTCGAACGTGATCCAGTTCCGGCACTTCATCAAGTCGGAGCCCGGCTCGCGGCTCGTCCTGAAGGAGGACAGCACCTTCCTGTGCACCCTGGACTGCCTGAAACTGGAGACGGTGATGCTGGCGCTGAAGTCGGGCTTCAAGCTGGTCACCGCCCTAGACAGCAGCAAGGGCTCGGTGGTGGCGGCCGAGGCCCTGCACTTTGTCAAATAG